Proteins encoded together in one Carassius auratus strain Wakin chromosome 32, ASM336829v1, whole genome shotgun sequence window:
- the LOC113051927 gene encoding U2 small nuclear ribonucleoprotein A'-like: MVKLTAELIEQAAQYTNPVRDRELELRGYKIPVLENLGATLDQFDTIDLSDNEIRKLDGFPLLKRLKTLLMNNNRICRIGENLEQSLPDLKELILTSNNIQELGDLDPLASVKSLSLLSLLRNPVTNKKHYRLYVINKIPQIRVLDFQKVKMKERQEADKMFKGKRGAQLAKDIAKQTKTFTPGAALQTEIKTGPSAADVEAIKNAIANATSLAEVERLKGLLQSGQIPGRELRSGAPNMVEEEEEMQESEAMCEETQGAEGENGDADDMQEDVHMNGS; encoded by the exons ATGGTGAAGTTGACGGCGGAGCTGATCGAGCAGGCGGCGCAGTACACGAACCCTGTGCGGGACAGAGAGCTCGAGCTGCGCG GCTATAAGATCCCCGTGCTGGAGAATCTGGGCGCCACACTCGATCAGTTTGACACCATTGATCTGTCCGATAATGAGATCAGAAAGCTGGACGGATTCCCGCTGCTGAAGAGACTCAAAACACTGCTGATGAACAACAACCGGATCTG CCGAATTGGAGAGAACCTGGAGCAGTCTTTACCAGACCTGAAAGAGCTCATTCTCACAAGCAACAACATTCAAGAACTG GGTGATTTGGATCCTCTTGCATCAGTCAAATCATTGTCCCTCCTCAG TCTCCTCAGGAATCCAGTTACTAACAAGAAACATTACAGATTATATGTCATCAATAAAATACCACAGATCCGAGTTCTGGACTTCCAGAAGGTGAAAATGAAG GAACGGCAGGAGGCTGACAAAATGTTCAAAGGCAAACGAGGTGCCCAGCTTGCAAAGGATATTGCCAAGCAAACCAAAAC GTTCACTCCAGGAGCAGCACTTCAGACTGAGATCAAAACAGGGCCGTCAGCTGCAGATGTTGAAGCCATCAAG AATGCTATTGCTAATGCCACATCACTGGCTGAAGTCGAGCGGCTGAAGGGACTCCTGCAGTCCGGACAGATCCCTGGACGAGAGCTGCGATCAG GAGCACCTAACAtggtggaggaagaggaggagatgcAGGAGTCCGAGGCCATGTGTGAAGAGACGCAGGGAGCAGAGGGAGAAAACGGAGACGCTGATGACATGCAGGAAGATGTGCACATGAATGGATCATAG